A DNA window from Trypanosoma brucei brucei TREU927 chromosome 11 chr11_scaffold01 genomic scaffold, whole genome shotgun sequence contains the following coding sequences:
- a CDS encoding enolase, putative, which yields MESVSWKLYDNQHDLSGILTLAARSCVDSRALRPIEYLAAYFSTKCTGDEIRTLSAHVMFAPGGCRVLRIILRLLNGMEVQSSALLSASQELGDSLVEHTVDPAVIHEVLQESYFPRLVPCRACDQRQFDEILSRVAATPDLPNVGTAVVHALSVVASAAASRCTSTPAFQYLRNTFGLLTDVETFSMPQLCIDFFGPENVATARVALKSVLILPCMPNGTVSHEVMQKIFAAFNHFRKVHNAATRSDGSLVFSTFDNITDAINLADEVLRAVELRPQTDVCLGLRLAAPATRTQKEAKDGGEVFYSMFPGEQDITGSQLAEYVREQVQASANLVVYVEDTHCDVDTIGLRRLHATIGGTAVFSGYDLYRRSKYEKVEQGLDELWTSNVVLEASAIGSLSALCDNVRMVRRHEGCTIALAPQSLMHNVAFAVHLAVGVGARFLCVGGLMDVVQCEVVSQYLYVQDELEQSRLLLEEAPKPPCAVLPDAPTDTVPEIKRRLDKKKRKK from the coding sequence ATGGAATCCGTCTCATGGAAATTGTATGACAACCAGCATGACCTCAGCGGGATCCTTACGTTGGCGGCACGATCTTGTGTGGACTCCCGCGCCTTGCGGCCCATTGAATATCTCGCAGCGTATTTTAGCACGAAATGCACGGGAGACGAGATACGAACTCTTTCAGCACACGTGATGTTCGCACCAGGAGGCTGCCGTGTACTGCGTATTATTTTGCGCCTGCTAAATGGTATGGAGGTGCAGTCATCTGCCTTGTTGTCAGCGAGTCAGGAGCTCGGTGATAGCTTGGTTGAGCATACGGTTGATCCAGCGGTAATCCATGAGGTGTTGCAGGAAAGTTATTTCCCCCGACTTGTTCCGTGTAGGGCCTGTGATCAGCGGCAATTTGACGAAATTTTATCGCGTGTGGCAGCGACACCTGATTTACCAAATGTGGGTACGGCTGTTGTACATGCCCTCAGTGTTGTTGCATCCGCTGCGGCCTCACGATGCACATCAACACCCGCTTTCCAATACCTTCGTAACACATTTGGGCTACTGACTGATGTAGAAACCTTTTCCATGCCACAGCTGTGCATTGATTTCTTCGGTCCTGAGAACGTTGCGACTGCCCGGGTTGCACTGAAGAGTGTTCTTATTCTTCCTTGCATGCCAAACGGGACTGTGAGCCATGAGGTCATGCAGAAGATATTTGCGGCCTTCAATCATTTCCGCAAGGTGCACAACGCTGCAACCCGAAGCGACGGATCACTCGTATTCAGCACATTTGACAACATAACGGATGCAATCAACTTAGCCGATGAGGTCCTGCGTGCTGTTGAGCTTAGGCCGCAAACCGATGTGTGTCTGGGCCTTCGTCTAGCCGCACCAGCCACCAGAACACAGAAGGAGGCTAAAGATGGTGGGGAGGTTTTCTACTCCATGTTCCCCGGTGAACAAGATATCACAGGGTCGCAGCTGGCTGAGTACGTGCGAGAGCAGGTCCAAGCAAGCGCGAACTTGGTGGTTTATGTTGAGGATACCCACTGTGATGTCGATACGATCGGACTGCGGCGACTTCATGCCACGATTGGGGGCACAGCTGTGTTTTCTGGTTATGACCTCTACCGTCGGTCAAAGTACGAAAAGGTGGAACAGGGGCTTGACGAACTGTGGACGTCCAATGTGGTGCTTGAGGCAAGTGCTATTGGATCTCTTTCTGCGCTGTGCGACAATGTGCGGATGGTGCGTCGGCACGAGGGCTGCACAATCGCACTAGCGCCGCAGAGCTTAATGCACAACGTGGCCTTTGCTGTGCACCTTGCTGTGGGCGTGGGAGCGCGGTTTCTGTGTGTTGGGGGGCTGATGGACGTTGTGCAATGCGAAGTGGTTTCGCAATATTTGTATGTGCAGGATGAATTGGAGCAATCAAGACTACTTTTAGAAGAGGCACCGAAGCCTCCATGCGCCGTGCTTCCGGATGCACCAACAGATACGGTGCCGGAGATCAAGCGGCGCTTGGATAAGAAGAAGCGCAAGAAGTGA
- a CDS encoding cyclin dependant kinase regulatory subunit, whose protein sequence is MSGRDYFSITDPVQREQARMMISKLQSKILYSDKYYDDEYEYRHVILPKDFSRLVPRGRLMEESEWRQLGVQQSVGWRHYMLHAPEPHVLLFKRPKTQ, encoded by the coding sequence ATGTCTGGCCGGGACTACTTCTCCATCACCGACCCCGTTCAGCGTGAACAGGCACGAATGATGATCAGCAAATTGCAATCAAAGATTCTTTACAGTGACAAGTACTACGATGATGAATATGAGTACCGCCATGTCATTTTACCGAAGGACTTCTCACGGCTGGTTCCGCGTGGCCGTTTAATGGAGGAGTCGGAGTGGCGTCAACTTGGCGTCCAGCAGTCGGTGGGATGGCGGCACTACATGTTGCATGCCCCAGAGCCGCATGTGTTACTATTCAAGCGGCCCAAGACACAATAG
- a CDS encoding kinetoplast DNA-associated protein, putative, translating into MLFRTVKLLRVSPFSVFMKDLKKTGELRNMSLANGARVASRMYRNLTPSQMRSLQERASKITYPALKAFNDFQRRECRNLTHMTNAERQRVVGEMWRKSAKRRELQLKKIQAKSRERREERKLRMQDEMKKRLFPTVRKYRIHKVDPADIKRPGFPDITASKKVKGGTMSKKSDRNRGTNKGKGVGTGKVVSMGKSAVRDKIAGTSRSANVSRVINTGRGAIKGKIASVRKAPSMSESMSKSKGKLTSPSKGAPVNLMKVRGRVPAAGKPGLKEVTNERRATRGSQTVRDVIIGRDAKRRLAVSRGVKNLKKNKESRKPPVRRR; encoded by the coding sequence ATGTTGTTCCGCACCGTCAAACTTCTGCGCGTGAgccccttttctgttttcatgAAGGACCTGAAGAAAACGGGGGAGCTCCGCAACATGTCGTTGGCTAATGGTGCGCGAGTTGCTTCGCGTATGTACCGCAACTTGACTCCCTCCCAGATGCGATCACTCCAGGAGCGGGCCAGCAAAATTACGTATCCTGCTCTCAAAGCATTCAACGATTTTCAGCGCCGTGAGTGTCGCAATCTAACCCACATGACGAATGCGGAACGGCAGCGTGTTGTTGGCGAGATGTGGAGAAAGTCGGCCAAGCGGAGGGAGCTACAGCTCAAGAAGATACAGGCGAAGAGCAGGGAGAGGCGCGAGGAGCGAAAGCTTCGCATGCAAGACGAGATGAAAAAGAGGTTATTCCCGACAGTGAGGAAGTATAGAATCCACAAGGTGGACCCAGCCGACATTAAACGCCCCGGATTCCCCGATATTACGGCATCCAAGAAAGTAAAGGGGGGTACTATGAGCAAGAAAAGCGACAGGAACAGGGGTACCAACAAGGGTAAGGGTGTTGGCACTGGCAAAGTTGTCAGTATGGGCAAGAGCGCCGTTAGAGACAAGATTGCCGGTACGAGCAGGTCAGCCAATGTAAGCAGGGTTATCAACACGGGTCGGGGCGCCATCAAGGGTAAGATTGCCAGCGTACGTAAAGCTCCCAGTATGAGTGAGAGTATGAGTAAAAGTAAGGGAAAACTGACCTCTCCTAGTAAAGGAGCTCCAGTGAACCTCATGAAGGTGAGGGGGAGGGTACCGGCTGCAGGGAAACCCGGTCTGAAGGAGGTAACCAACGAGAGGAGAGCGACAAGAGGTTCGCAGACAGTGAGGGACGTGATCATTGGCAGGGATGCAAAACGCCGTCTCGCGGTGTCGAGGGGCGTCAAAAACCTGAAGAAGAATAAAGAGAGCAGGAAGCCACCCGTAAGGAGGCGTTAG